A stretch of DNA from Kangiella sediminilitoris:
CGTTGATATGGAACTAACTGTTGGTATTAATAATGCCTTCAATGAAGCGCCACCAGCATGTTATAGCTGTTCTTTGAATGGTTATGATCCTTCGGTTTATGACCCAGAAGGTAGCTTCAGTTATGTCTCAGTAAAGATGAAGTTCTAAGCTGAAACAAAACGTTCGATAAAATGGGGCTTCGGCCCCATTTTTACTATTAATTATTAACTAACTCTTTGAAAAAACAGAAAGATGCTTTAACCTGAGTGAAGAGATCATAAGCTGATATGGCTACAATAACGCATGACTTCACCACTATCATCTATACATATTCTGCAGTTATTATTAAAAGCTGACTGGATCACGCAGGAGCAATTTGATGCTGCAAAGATCCATCTGCGACGCGCTGATCACAAGTTACATCCTATTGAGCAAGTCGCTCAGCTATCACTGACACGACACGACCAAAACCAGAAAATAATTGATGAAGAAGTTCTAACCCGTTTTGTAGCAGGCCTTTATAAACTTCCCTACTACCGAATTGATCCCCTTAAAGTCAAAGTAGACGAAGTGACCGAGGTAATGTCGTACGCTTACGCGCAGCGTCATGGAATATTAGCGGTGGAGGTAGATGAGGGCGAGGGAGCAGTTAAAGTTGCGGTCATGAATCCAGAGAACTTATCCTGGAAAGAAAGTCTGGCCCAAATTGTCAGTAAAGACATAGTACCAGTCTTTGCAAACCCAGCTTCCATTAAACGCTATCAAAAAGAGTTTTATCAACTCTCTGCATCTGTAGCCGGTGCCAAAAATACCAAGATGCAGAATGACTCTAATGTTCAAAATCTTGAGCAATTAATTGAGTTGAAGGAGGGCGAGGAAGCTGATGCCAATGACAAGCATATCGTACAAATTGTTGACTGGCTTTTACAATATGCCTTTAAAGAACGAGCCAGTGATATCCACATTGAACCACGTCGCGAAGTAGGAAAAATCCGCTTTCGTATTGACGGTGTATTACATAATGTTTACGAGTTACCTATTGCTATTACGCATGCTGTTATTTCGCGTCTGAAAATATTAGGTCGAATGGATTTAGCTGAAAGACGTAAACCCTTGGACGGAAGGGTAAAAACCAAAGCACCAAACGGACAAGAAATCGAACTACGTTTATCCACTCTGCCAACAGCATTTGGAGAAAAGTTTGTTGGCCGTATTTTTGATCCAACAGTGTTAACGCGAGAGTTTTCTGAGTTAGGACTCGAGCCAGAAACCGAGCATACGTGGCGAGAGCTTATCGGTCAGTCAACAGGTATTGTATTACTGACAGGGCCAACTGGCTCGGGTAAAACAACGACCTTGTATACTTCACTAAAATTATTGGCAACCTCGGAAGTTAATGTCTGTACAATTGAAGATCCGATAGAGATGGTTGACCCGAGGCTCAATCAGATGCAGGTTCATCATGATATTGATCTCGATTTTGCTGCGGGCGTGAAAGCTCTTTTGCGTCAGGACCCTGATATCATCATGATCGGTGAGATTCGCGATAAGGAAACGGCGCAGATGGCAGTTCAGGCTGCGTTGACGGGACACCTTGTTATTTCCACGCTGCATACGAATGACGCTCCATCAGCGATGAGCCGTCTGATTGAAGTCGGCGTTGAACCCTATCTGCTTAATGCGACCATGCTGGGTGTTATGGCGCAGAGACTCGTTCGTACCTTGTGCCCAAGCTGTAAACAAAAAACAAAAATTAATCCCGATGCCTGGAAAGTTTTAACCCATGGCGATGTCAGTGATACCTTAGTAATGCCGGAAGAGGTCTATGAGCCTGTTGGCTGTGATGATTGTCGACATACCGGTTATCAGGGTAGACAGGGTATTTATGAGCTGATGCGTGTTACAGATGATCTTAAAGATCTCATCCATGATGATGCACAGATCAAAAGCTTGCGCAAACAGGCACAGAAAGATGGTATGCACTTACTCAGAATTAGTGGTGCCTACAAAGTGGCACAAGGACTGACGACTATTGAGGAAGTGTTGCGGGTCGCTCCAAAAGATAATAATTAGAAGTAACAGTAACAGGCCTTACCTGTTACTGCTTTTCTTCTTCAACATCACCCTGATCTTCAATGGCTTCATCGATGACTTCATCAGCGGGTTCAATGTCATTTTCTT
This window harbors:
- a CDS encoding GspE/PulE family protein, producing the protein MTSPLSSIHILQLLLKADWITQEQFDAAKIHLRRADHKLHPIEQVAQLSLTRHDQNQKIIDEEVLTRFVAGLYKLPYYRIDPLKVKVDEVTEVMSYAYAQRHGILAVEVDEGEGAVKVAVMNPENLSWKESLAQIVSKDIVPVFANPASIKRYQKEFYQLSASVAGAKNTKMQNDSNVQNLEQLIELKEGEEADANDKHIVQIVDWLLQYAFKERASDIHIEPRREVGKIRFRIDGVLHNVYELPIAITHAVISRLKILGRMDLAERRKPLDGRVKTKAPNGQEIELRLSTLPTAFGEKFVGRIFDPTVLTREFSELGLEPETEHTWRELIGQSTGIVLLTGPTGSGKTTTLYTSLKLLATSEVNVCTIEDPIEMVDPRLNQMQVHHDIDLDFAAGVKALLRQDPDIIMIGEIRDKETAQMAVQAALTGHLVISTLHTNDAPSAMSRLIEVGVEPYLLNATMLGVMAQRLVRTLCPSCKQKTKINPDAWKVLTHGDVSDTLVMPEEVYEPVGCDDCRHTGYQGRQGIYELMRVTDDLKDLIHDDAQIKSLRKQAQKDGMHLLRISGAYKVAQGLTTIEEVLRVAPKDNN